One genomic region from Mastacembelus armatus chromosome 21, fMasArm1.2, whole genome shotgun sequence encodes:
- the bin1a gene encoding myc box-dependent-interacting protein 1, protein MAELNLGKGLTAGKVASNVQKKLTRAQEKVLQKLGKADETKDAAFEEGVINFNKQYTEGRKLQRDLRAYLEAVKAMHESSKNLQSCLVDMYEPEWYGKNDMDSIAEDCDVLWTDYHQKLVDHALISMDTYLGQFPDIKARIAKRDRKLVDFDSARHNYTATHKSKKKDGGIKITKPSTLLERATPGWAQGILSAHNVAQSSLSRSQAEEELERAQKVFEEINIDLQEELPSLWNSRVGFYVSTFQSLAGFEEKFHKEMSRLDQDMYDVLEKLEQTDTTRKTDNHDAPSTGTSRSDEEPSNHTLRPGGPPPIPKSPSRLKPAVPPPPKVTPSKDLKTENIINLFDAAATPDITVTSHTEFDSPAVSSSLLDMDLDSFSAATSASIVTQPADWDSRPEDSGAEEEATPQHYDPVAAAVEAWGDDASQPVHYDPIAAATEGWGDDGNQPVRYDPVAVPQEGWDDDEKQPVHYDTMAEAQADWGDDGSQPGTEVPATENETPAAEAPVDTTEEEATPASTTLDNEGGQGESAAPAPATAEEPAEAEETPAVAAESTEAAPEPAEMPPGFMFKVQVMHDYAANDIDELEMKAGDLVLVILFDNPDEQDEGWLMGIKQDDWQQNKENATKGVFPENFTQRL, encoded by the exons ATGGCTGAGTTGAATTTGGGGAAGGGGCTAACTGCGGGGAAAGTGGCCAGCAACGTTCAGAAAAAACTAACCAGAGCCCAAGAAAAG GTTCTCCAAAAGCTTGGCAAAGCTGATGAGACCAAAGATGCTGCCTTTGAGGAGGGAGTTATCAACTTCAACAAACAATAT ACTGAAGGACGGAAACTCCAGAGGGACCTCAGAGCATACCTGGAGGCAGTAAAAG CCATGCATGAGTCCTCCAAGAACCTACAGTCGTGTCTCGTTGACATGTATGAGCCAGAGTGGTACGGCAAGAATGACATGGATTCCATTGCAGAG GACTGTGATGTGCTGTGGACCGATTACCACCAGAAGTTGGTCGATCATGCTCTCATCTCCATGGATACTTACCTGGGCCAGTTCCCTGACATCAAG GCTCGTATAGCTAAGAGGGACAGGAAACTGGTCGATTTCGACAGTGCCAGGCACAACTATACTGCTACGCACAAGTCCAAGAAAAAGGACGGTGGCATTAAAATTACCAAG CCCTCTACTTTGCTGGAAAGGGCCACTCCAGGCTGGGCTCAGGGTATCCTGTCTGCACACAATGTTGCCCAGAGCAGTCTGTCCAGAAGCCAG gctgAGGAAGAGTTAGAGAGGGCCCAGAAGGTGTTTGAAGAGATTAATATTGACTTGCAAGAGGAGTTACCTTCACTCTGGAACag tCGCGTTGGGTTTTATGTCAGCACCTTCCAGAGTTTGGCTGGTTTCGAGGAGAAGTTTCACAAGGAAATGAGCCGG CTGGATCAGGATATGTATGACGTCTTGGAGAAACTGGAGCAAACAGATACAACCAG AAAGACAGATAACCACGACGCCCCATCAACAGGAACAAGTAGGAG TGATGAAGAACCATCTAACCACACTCTCAGGCCAGGAGGACCACCCCCAATTCCCAAATCTCCGTCTAgg CTAAAGCCAGCAGTGCCTCCCCCACCCAAGGTGACCCCATCTAAGGACctgaaaacagagaacatcATCAAcctgtttgatgctgcagcCACTCCTGATATCACTGTCACTTCCCATACAGAG TTTGACAGTCCTGCAGTGAGCAGCAGCCTATTGGACATGGACCTGGACTCTTTCAGTGCAGCAACCTCAGCCTCCATAGTCACACAG CCTGCAGACTGGGATTCAAGG CCTGAGGACAGTGGTGCTGAAGAAGAGGCCACCCCTCAGCACTATGAccctgtggctgctgctgtagaAGCCTGGGGGGATGATGCTTCACAGCCAGTCCATTACGACCCCATAGCAGCTGCCACAGAGGGTTGGGGAGATGATGGAAACCAACCGGTTCGCTATGATCCTGTGGCTGTGCCTCAGGAGGGCTGGGATGATGACGAGAAACAGCCAGTTCATTATGACACAATGGCTGAAGCCCAGGCGGACTGGGGCGATGATGGGAGCCAGCCAGGCACAGAGGTTCCTGCCACTGAGAATGAAACACCTGCAGCTGAGGCTCCAGTTGACACCACTGAGGAAGAAGCTACCCCAGCTTCCACCACGTTGGATAATGAAGGGGGTCAG GGTGAGTCTGCAGCACCTGCCCCAGCAACAGCAGAAGAACcagcagaggcagaggag acACCTGCAGTAGCAGCAGAATCAACAGAAGCAGCACCAGAGCCTGCAGAAATGCCCCCTGGCTTCATGTTCAAG GTCCAAGTGATGCATGACTATGCTGCCAATGATATAGATGAACTAGAGATGAAGGCTGGAGATTTGGTGCTAGTAATCCTCTTTGACAACCCTGACGAACAG GATGAGGGCTGGCTGATGGGAATAAAGCAAGACGACTGGCAgcagaacaaagaaaatgcCACTAAAGGAGTATTCCCTGAAAACTTCACTCAGAGGCTGTGA